From the genome of Macrobrachium nipponense isolate FS-2020 chromosome 29, ASM1510439v2, whole genome shotgun sequence, one region includes:
- the LOC135205980 gene encoding fibrillin-2-like — protein MNSATLTLAFVLTGVNIALCQDRGNLFRKMEEVLQKQEAVLNQLNEMRERLGHVEKHLQGLHQSTRDCLQREDLKDLNTISAADECSDKFGNFTCPPGFVLNGLRCEDVDECSQGKAECSLHATCKNSMGSYTCSCNSPFEGDGRTCDVDECAQGIDDCSPLATCKNSIGSYSCSCNPPFEGDGQTCEFFCRRPAKVIEGLGCVKLVGGRTTWEETRDLCQKEGWRLLQDFDLDSLQDVRQSFHYYGPWIGVHNGKWTQTGAATLKEELWVQGYRIDPSKRCGLIIWDLTSSSFKVTQGDCSVGRYGFCQVI, from the exons ATGAATTCTGCAACTTTGACTCTCGCTTTTGTCCTGACAGGGGTAAATATTGCCCTCTGCCAGGACAGAGGAAATCTCTTTCGTAAAATGGAAGAAGTACTACAAAAACAAGAAGCAGTCTTGAACCAGCTGAATG aaatgcGAGAGAGACTCGGACACGTTGAAAAGCATCTTCAAG GGCTTCATCAGAGCACAAGAGACTGCCTCCAAAGGGAGGACCTGAAGGACTTGAATACCATATCAGCAGCAG ATGAATGCTCCGACAAATTTGGCAATTTTACCTGTCCCCCTGGGTTTGTCCTGAATGGTCTGCGTTGTGaag ACGTCGACGAGTGCAGCCAAGGGAAGGCCGAGTGCAGCCTCCACGCAACGTGCAAGAACTCCATGGGCAGTTACACCTGCTCTTGTAACTCCCCTTTCGAGGGAGATGGACGAACATGTG ACGTCGATGAGTGCGCCCAAGGCATAGACGACTGCAGCCCTCTCGCTACATGCAAGAACTCCATTGGGAGTTACAGCTGCTCTTGCAACCCACCTTTCGAGGGAGACGGACAAACCTGTG AGTTCTTCTGCAGAAGACCGGCCAAGGTCATTGAGGGTTTGGGGTGCGTGAAGCTTGTAGGCGGGAGGACGACCTGGGAAGAGACGAGGGACCTCTGCCAGAAGGAGGGATGGCGCCTCCTGCAGGACTTCGACTTGGATAGTCTGCAGGATGTTCGTCAGTCTTTCCATTATTATG GTCCCTGGATAGGCGTCCACAACGGGAAGTGGACGCAGACTGGAGCAGCAACTCTGAAAGAAGAGCTTTGGGTGCAGGGTTACCGCATAGACCCCTCGAAGCGCTGTGGGCTCATCATTTGGGACTTGACGTCCTCCTCGTTCAAAGTGACCCAAGGTGACTGTTCCGTTGGGCGTTATGGCTTCTGCCAAGTGATCTGA